The following is a genomic window from Janibacter sp. DB-40.
CGATTACTAGCGACTCCGACTTCATGGGGTCGAGTTGCAGACCCCAATCCGAACTGAGACCGGTTTTTTGGGATTCGCTCCACCTTGCGGTTTCGCAGCCCATTGTACCGGCCATTGTAGCATGCGTGAAGCCCAAGACATAAGGGGCATGATGATTTGACGTCATCCCCACCTTCCTCCGAGTTGACCCCGGCAGTCTTCCATGAGTCCCCACCATTACGTGCTGGCAACATAGAACGAGGGTTGCGCTCGTTGCGGGACTTAACCCAACATCTCACGACACGAGCTGACGACAACCATGCACCACCTGTATACCGACCAAAAAGGGGCACCCATCTCTGGGTGTTACCGGTATATGTCAAGCCTTGGTAAGGTTCTTCGCGTTGCATCGAATTAATCCGCATGCTCCGCCGCTTGTGCGGGCCCCCGTCAATTCCTTTGAGTTTTAGCCTTGCGGCCGTACTCCCCAGGCGGGGCGCTTAATGCGTTAGCTGCGGCACGGAACTCGTGGAATGAGTCCCACACCTAGCGCCCAACGTTTACGGCATGGACTACCAGGGTATCTAATCCTGTTCGCTCCCCATGCTTTCGCTTCTCAGCGTCAGTAGTGGCCCAGAGACCTGCCTTCGCCATCGGTGTTCCTCCTGATATCTGCGCATTTCACCGCTACACCAGGAATTCCAGTCTCCCCTACCACACTCTAGTCTGCCCGTACCCACTGCAAGTCCGAGGTTGAGCCTCGGATTTTCACAGCAGACGCGACAAACCGCCTACAAGCCCTTTACGCCCAATAATTCCGGACAACGCTCGCACCCTACGTATTACCGCGGCTGCTGGCACGTAGTTAGCCGGTGCTTCTTCTGCAGGTACCGTCACTTTCGCTTCTTCCCTGCTGAAAGAGGTTTACAACCCGAAGGCCGTCATCCCTCACGCGGCGTCGCTGCATCAGGCTTTCGCCCATTGTGCAATATTCCCCACTGCTGCCTCCCGTAGGAGTCTGGGCCGTGTCTCAGTCCCAGTGTGGCCGGTCGCCCTCTCAGGCCGGCTACCCGTCGTCGCCTTGGTGAGCCATTACCTCACCAACAAGCTGATAGGCCGCGAGCCCATCCCAGACCGAAAAACTTTCCAGACCATGCCCATGCGGACTGATCTCATATCCAGTATTAGACGCCGTTTCCAGCGCTTATTCCGGAGTCTGGGGCAGGTTGCTCACGTGTTACTCACCCGTTCGCCACTGATCCACCCCAAGCAAGCTTGGAGCTTCACCGTTCGACTTGCATGTGTTAAGCACGCCGCCAGCGTTCGTCCTGAGCCAGGATCAAACTCTCCGTTGATGATAAAAACCCCCACCCCCAGGCAAAACCCAGGAGCAGAAGCCAATCAATAACCCAACAAAGGGCCTAAAATCCCGGCTGAGCAAGAACAACTAGCAAAAACTGCTACTTGTCTCAATCAACCAAAAGAAAATGCTCCCCAACCAAACCAACCCACACCACACGGCACAGGCCAGATCAGCCAAGGAACGAGGTATTGGCATCGATCATTTGACACGCTGTTGAGTTCTCAAGATTCACACGCACACCCCACACAACCCACCAACCGGCGACCTGCACAAGGGGCAACTTCTCCATCTTACTGTGTGTCGCTGCAGTGTCAACTTGGCTGCTCTCGATCCTGATCGGAGGAGACCAGCAGATTGGCGTCTGCGGCGACTTCCCACCTTAGCAGTCCGACTGCCTCGGCTCCAACTCGGTTGTGCTGCGCACCTGGGTGCTCACGATCCGTGTCGGATGGGGATCAACTCGGCGGGACCGGCCTACTTGGTGCGACCCTGCAAGGGCCACCACTTGGTGTCCGTTCCTCCCTCTCGGGCTGACAGATGAAACATTAGATCACCGTTCGGCGCTGCGCCAAATCGGCGCTGGGGCAAGCGCTTTCGGCCGTCAGCTGAGGCGCGCGGCGGCCAGGTTCTTGCGGCCGCGACGCACGACGGCCACGCGGCTGTGGAGGTAGTCCCCCGGACCGAGCAGGTAGCCCTCGTCCCCCACCTTGTGGCCGTTGATCGAGACGGCTCCGTCACCGATGGCCCGGCGTGCAGCCTTCTTCGACTCCACCAGGCCGGTGGCCACGAGGACGTCCAGGAGTCCGGTCCCCGCCGGCACATCCGCCCCGGGGAGCTCACTCGTCGCGTCGACGAGCGTCTGCTCGTCCAGGGCGCGAACGTCACCCTTGCCGAAGAGGGCCTCGGACGCCGCCTGGACCGAGGCCGTGGCCTGCTCCCCGTGGACGAGCGTGGTCATGTCCGCGGCCAGGGTGCGCTGGGCCGCTCGCCGCCAGGGCTCGTCTGCGACGAGGCGCTCGAGCTCGGCGACCTCCTCACGTGTGCGGTCCGTGAAGACCTTGAGGAGCTTGACCACCGAGGCGTCCTCGACGTTGACCCAGTACTGGTAGAACGCGTACGGACTCGTCATCTGCGCATCGAGCCAGACCGCGTTGCCCTCGGACTTGCCGAACTTGTTCCCGTGGGCGTCGGTGATCAACGGAGTCGTCAGCAGGTGGACCGACTCCCCCTCGGCGCGGTGGATGAGGTCCGACCCGGCCGTGAGGTTGCCCCACTGGTCCTGACCGCCCGTCTGCAGCGTGCACCCGTACTCACGGAAGAGCTGCAGGAAGTCGAGCCCCTGCAGGATCTGGTAGCTGAACTCGGTGTAGGAGATGCCCTCGTCGCTGTTCAGGCGTGCGGCCACTGCCTCCTTGCGCACCATCTGGTTGACACGGAAGTGCTTGCCGACGTCCCGGAGGAAGTCCAGCGCCGACATCGGTGCGGTCCAGTCGAGGTTGTTCACCGTGATCGCGGCGTTGGTCCCGTCGAAGTCGAGGAAGGGCCGGACCTGTTCCTGGATCCGGGTCACCCACTCAGCGGTCTGCTCCTTGGTCTTCAGCACCCGCTCCGCCGTCGGACGCGGGTCGCCGATGAGTCCGGTCGAGCCACCGACGAGGCAGATGACGCGGTGGCCGGCCCGCTGCAGGTGACGCAGCACGATCAGCTGGACCAGGTTGCCGAAGTGCAGCGACGGTGCCGTGGGGTCGAACCCGCAGTACAGGGTGATCGGTCCGTCGGCGAGCGCCTGTCGCAAGGCGGCCTCGTCCGTGGTCTGGGCCACCAGTCCACGCCACTGCAGCTCGTCGAGGATGTCGGTCACGGTGGTCTCGATCCTTCCCGGAGGGTTCGGGCGCCCTGCTGGCCGTCCGGGGACAGCCTGCCATGCACGATCTCCCCGTCGTGGAGGGGCACCGATCCGGCATGTGGAACGGGGGGTGACGTCAGCGCGTCCGTGTGGGCTAAGGTATGCCTTGCCTCACCAATGAAGGGAGATCCTCGTGATCGTGTGCAACTGCGCCGTCGTCGGCGACAAGCAGATCGCTGCCGCGGCGGCCGACGGCGCGAGCACTCTCTCCCAGGTGTGCGCCAGCACCGGAGCGGGCCGCGATTGCGGCGCGTGTGTCTTCTCCGTTCGACGCATTCTCTGCGACACTGTGGGTGCCGAGGGTCCGCAGGACTCTTTCCCCACCGTCGCGGAGGTCGAACGTGCAGCCAGTTGACCCGAGGGTCGTCACCCTCCTGAACGAGGCGCTCACCATCGAGCTGACCGTCGTCAACGGTTACTTCCTCAACGCGCGCATGCTCGACAACTGGGGCCTCCCGCGCCTCGGGAAGGTCTTCTACGACCTGTCGATCGGCGAGATGAAGGACGCGGACGAGCTCATCGAGCGCATCCTGATGTTCGACGGGCACCCCAACGTGCAGAAGCTGAACAACATCCAGGTCGGCGAGAACGCCGTCGAGATGCTGGAGCTGGCCCTGGCCAGCGAGGTGCACGCGGTCAAGACCTTCAACGCCGCAGCCCACGAGTGCCACGGGTTCGGGGACCACGCCACGGCCAACGTCTTCGAGGAGATGGCCCGCGACGAGGAGGCCCACGCCGACTGGTTCGAGGCGCAGCTCGACGCCTGCACGCGCGTCGGCATGGAGAACTACCTCGCCCAGCAGGTCGACGTCTCCGTCAATCCCGCCTGACCCTGCGGGGTCGGCCCGGGCGGTACGCCGAGACCGTCGGTTCACCGTCGATCCAGTACCGCCAGGGATAGACCGCACCATCGCCCCCGGGGCCGGACACCCCGACCCGCGGGCCGGTGCGCACCCGTGCGTCCGGCACGGGTTCCGGCGGTGCGTACAGGGCGAAGGGGGATCCCCGCCCGGTCAACGCCGCCCCGTCGTCCTCGCCGCCGATCGCCATGGCCTTGGTGAGGCGCCCCGGCCCGCGGGCGAGGTCCCGGTCCGGGACCCCCGGCCGACGGTCGGGCATGAGCCCTTCCCCCGACACGACCTCGCCGGCGCGCACGAGGACGGCGGCGCACTCCCCCGTCGTCCCGCAGACGATGTTGCAGCACCAGTGGATGCCGTAGCTGCGGTAGACGTACAGGTGGCCCGGCGGGCCGAACATCACCCGGGTGCGCGGGGTCATGCCCCGGTACCCGTGCGAGCCCGGGTCCACCTCGCCGTGATACGCCTCGACCTCGGTCAGGCGCAGGGTCACCCCGCGACCGACCAGGTGCGTGCCCAGCAGCGACCGGGCGACCTCGAGCGGGTCCCGTCCGAGGTCGCGGACGGTCAGGCGCCGGCCACGCGGGGGTGCGATCAGCGGGCCCCGATCCGCGTGGCGGCCCAGGCGCCGAGCTCCTCGACCTGCGCCCGCGCAGTCCCGATCTGGTCCCGGACGCGATCGGGCGCGGTGCCGCCCTTCGCATCGCGGGAGGCCAGGGACCCGGCGACCGAGAGGACCTCGCGCACTCCGGGTGTCAGGTGCTCGCTGATCCGGGAGAGGTCCTCGTCAGTGAGGTCCCACAGCTCGATCTGGCGGTCCTCGCACTCCCGCACGCAGGATCCGGCGACCTCGTGCGCGATCCGGAAGGGCACGCCCTGACGCACGAGCCACTCCGCGATGTCGGTTGCGAGCGAGAATCCCTGCGGCGCGAGGGCGGCCATCCGATCACCGTGGTAGGTCAGCGTCGCGACCATCCCGGAGAAGGCCGGCAGCAGCAGCTCGAGGGTGTCGACCGCGTCGAAGACCGGCTCCTTGTCCTCCTGCAGGTCGCGGTTGTAGGCGAGCGGCAACGCCTTGAGCGTCGTCATGAGCCCGGCGAGGTCTCCGACGAGTCGCCCCGCCTTGCCGCGGGCGAGCTCGGCCACGTCGGGGTTCTTCTTCTGCGGCATGATGCTCGACCCGGTCGAGAAGGCGTCGTCGAGGGTGATGAAGGAGAACTCCTTCGTGGCCCAGAGGATGACCTCCTCGGCCAGCCGCGAGACGTCCACGGCGGACATCGCCGCGACGAAGCAGAACTCGGCGACGAAGTCGCGGGACGCGGTCCCGTCGATGGAGTTCTCGACGGCTCCGGAGAAGCCGAGGTCGCTCGCGACCGCCTCCGGGTCGAGCCCGAGCGAGGATCCCGCCAGTGCGCCGGAACCGTACGGGCTCAGCGAGGTGCGGCGATCCCAGTCGACGAGACGCTCGACGTCCCGCAGCAGCGCCCAGGCGTGGGCGAGCAGGTGGTGGCTGAGCAGGACCGGCTGGGCGTGCTGCAGATGGGTGCGCCCGGGCATCGGGACGTCGATGTGCGCCTCTGCCTGCTCGACGAGTGCGTTCACGACCTCCAGCAGCAGCCCGGCCACGATGCGCGCGTGGTCGCGCAGGTACATGCGGAAGAGGGTGGCCACCTGGTCGTTGCGGGATCGCCCGGCTCGCAGGCGCCCGCCGACGTCGGGGCCGACCCGCTCGATGAGCCCGCGCTCCAGGGCGGTGTGGACGTCCTCGTCGTCCTGGGCGGGGACGAAGGCGCCCGTCTCGACGTCCTCGGCCAACCGGGCCAGCCCCTGGAGCATCGCCGAGAGGTTCGCCTCGTCGAGGAGGCCGGCGGAGTGCAGCACCCGGGCGTGCGCCCGCGAGCCGGCGATGTCGTACGGCGCCAGTCGCCAGTCGAAGTGGGTCGACTTGCTCAGGGCCGCCAGGGCGTCGCTCGGACCGCCGGCGAAGCGGCCGCCCCACAGGCTGACCCGCTCCTCTCCGGGTGCGGTCGGTGCGGGCCGGCCCGGGCGGCCGGCGCTCTCTCCGGTCACGGTGTCTCCTGGATGTCGGGGGTGGTCTGGGCCAGGCCCAGCAGTCGGGCGGTGAGGGCCTCGCCCTCCTCGGGCGAACCGGTGATGACCATGATCGTGTCATCCCCGGCGATGGTGCCGAGCACCTCGGGCCAGCGTGCGTGGTCGACGGCGGCCGCGAGGTAGTTCGCGGCGCCCGGAGGGGTGCGTACGACGACGAGCTGCGCGCTGCTGCGGGCGGTGACGAGCAGCTCCTCGCACAGGCGTCGCAGCCGGTCGTCGATCTCGACGCGGCCGACGGCCGCACGAGGGGTGCGGTCACCCCCTTCGCCGGGAAGGGCGTAGACGAGGTCACGCCCGATGCGCACCTTCTCGGCGCGCAGCTCGAGCAGGTCGCGCGACAGCGTCGCCTGGGTGACCTCGATGCCGTCGGCGCTGAGCAGGGCCAGCAGCTCGGTCTGGCTGCGCACGGCGTGCTCACGCAGCAGCTCGGCGATGCGCGCCTGTCGCCCGGGCCGGGTCGCGGGGATCATGACGAGGCGGTCAGGAGGAAGGTCAGCAGGGCCTTCTGCGCGTGCAGGCGGTTCTCCGCCTCGTCCCAGACGACCGACTGGCCACCGTCGATGACCTCGGCCTCGATCTCCAGCCCGCGGTAGGCCGGGAGGCAGTGCAGGACGATCGCGTCGGGGGCGGCGTGCGCGAGCAGCTCCCGGGTGACGGCGAAGGGGGTGAAGGGCGAGGTCTCGCCGGTACGGCCTCCCTTCTCATCCTCCATGCCCATGGACACCCACGTGTCGGTGGCGACGACGTCGGCCCCGGTCACTGCGCCCACCGGGTCGTCGGTGACGAGGACGGAGCCGCCCTGCTCGGCGGCGATCGCCTGCGCCCGGGCGAGGACGTCGGCGGTCGGCTGGTGGGTCGCCGGGGTGCCGATGCGCACGTGCATGCCGGCCATCGCGCAGGAGAGCAGGTACGAGTGCGCCATGTTGTTGGCACCGTCCCCGACGTAGGCGAGGGTGCGGCCGGCGGTGCCGCCCTTGTGCTCCCGGATCGTCAGCAGGTCGGCGAGCAGCTGGCACGGGTGGTAGTCGTCGGTGAGGGCGTTGATCACCGGGACCTCGACGTGGGCGGCGAGCTCCTCGAGACGGTCCTGGCCGTGGGTGCGCCAGACGATCGCACTGACCTGGCGGCCGATGACCCGGGCCACGTCCGCGATGGACTCACGGGTGCCGATCTGGGCGAGGCTGCCGTCGACCGACATCGGGTAGCCCCCCAGCTCCGCCACGCCGGTGGCGAAGGAGAGCTGGGTGCGCAGCGTGGGCTTGTCGAAGATGACGGCGACCGCCCGGGGGCCGGCCAGGGGCTGCTCCGCGTGGCGCTCGGCCTTCAGGCGCGCGGCCAGGTCGAGGACGTGTGCCTGCTCGGCGGGCGTGAGGTCGTCGTCGGCGAGCATGTGGCGGGCGGTCATGGGGTCTCCGGGGTGGGCTGGGTGGCTGCGTCGAGGATCGCCGGGAGGGCGTCGACGAAGGTCGCGAGCTGGTCGGTGGTGATGATCAGGGGTGGGGCGAGGCGCAGTGCGTCGGGCGCCACCGGGTTGACGATGAACCCGTGGGAGCGCGCCGTGGCCGCGACGGCCGGTGCGATCGGCTCCGTGAGCCGGATCGCCCGCAGCAGCCCCGCTCCGCGCACCCCCGCGACCAGCGGGTGGTCGAGCGCGGCGACCCGGTCGACAAGGAACTGGCCTGCCTGCGCGGCGTGCTCGATGAGCCCCTCCGACTCGATGGTCGCGATGACTGCGAGCGCGGCGCTGCAGGCCAGGGGGTTGCCACCGAAGGTGGAGCCGTGCTGGCCGGCCGTGAGCAGCCCGGTGACCTCGGGCCCGAAGGTGACCAGACCGCCGATCGGCACGCCACCCCCCAGACCCTTGGCCACCGCGATGGCGTCCGGGACGACGCCCTCGAGCTGGTGGGCGAACCAGGCGCCCGTGCGGGCGATGCCGGTCTGGATCTCGTCGAGGACGAGCAGGGCGCCCGCCTCCCGCGTGATCTCCCGGGCCGCGGCGAGGTAGCCGGCCGGGGTCGGCACCACACCGGCCTCGCCCTGGATCGGCTCGAGAAGGACCATCGCGGTGTCCGGCCCGACGGCGGCGCGCAGCGCGTCGACGTCCCCCGCAGGGACGTGGGTGACGCCGGGCAGGAGCGGCTCGAAGGGCTCGCGGTAGGCCGCCTTGTGGGTCAGGGTCACGGCGCCGGTGGTGCGTCCGTGGAAGGCCCCACTCGCGGCGACGATGCCCGTGCGACCGGTGCGGCGGGAGAGCTTGATCGCGGTCTCGATGGCCTCGGACCCGCTGTTGGCGAAGAAGACGCCGGAGCCCTCGGGCGCCTCGGCGATCCGCAGCAGCGCCTCGGCCGCCTCGACCTGCGCGGGCGTGGTGAAGAAGTTGCTCACGTGCAGCGCGGTCCGGGCCTGCATCGAGACCGCGGTGACGAGGGCGGGGTGGCCGTGGCCCAGGGCGTTGACGGCGATGCCCCCGAGCAGGTCGAGGTAGCGGTTGCCGTCGACGTCCCAGACGTACGCGCCGTCCCCGTGGGAGAGGACGAGCCCGGGGACGCCGAAGACGCCGATGTGGCTGGCGCGGTAGCGCTCGAGGAGGGCCTGCTGGTCCGTGGAGACGGTGGTCATGAGGGGTTGCCCTCTCCTTCTGCGTCGTCGTCCGGTTCGCCGGCGGCCCCGGTGTCCCCCTCGTCGGGCAGGATCATCGTCCCGAAGCCCTCGGAGGTGAAGATCTCGAGCAGCATGGAGTGCGGCTGGCGTCCGTCGACGACGTGCGCCTGCGGGACCCCCTTGGTCACGGCCCTGATGCACGCCTCGAGCTTGGGGATCATCCCCGTGTCGACCCGGTCGAGCAGGGCACGGGCACCGGAGACGGACAGGTGCGACAGCAGCGAGTCCCGGTCGGGCCAGTCGGCGTAGATGCCCTCCACGTCGGTGAGGACCACGAGCTTCTGGGCGCGCAGGGCGACGGCCAGCGCGGAGGCCGCGGTGTCGGCGTTGACGTTGAGCACCTGGCCGTCGACGTCGAGGTCCGGCGCGATCGTGGAGACGACGGGGATGCGGCCGGCGTCGAGGATGTCGAGGACCGCGGCCGGGTCGACCGACTCGACGTCACCGACGAGTCCGATGTCGACGCTCTCCCCGTCGACCTCCAACCGGCGGCGGCGACCGCCGAAGAGCCCGGCGTCCTCGCCCGACATGCCGACGGCGACGGGGCCGTGCTGGTTGAGCAGGCCGACGAGCTCGCGGCCGACCTGGCCGGTGAGCACCATCCGCACGACGTCCATGACCTCGGGGGTGGTGACGCGCAGGCCGCCCTTGAACTCGCTCGCCAGACCGAGACGGTCGAGCATCGCCTGGATCTGGGGACCGCCGCCGTGGACCACGACCGGGCGCAGGCCCGCGTAGCGCAGGAAGACGATGTCCTGGGCGAAGGCGGCCTTGAGCTCGTCGTCGGTCATGGCGTTGCCGCCGTACTTGATCACGACGAGCGCACCGCGGAACTGCTCGAGCCAGGGCAGGGCCTCGACGAGTGTCGTCGCCTTGCTCCGGGCCACGCGCAGCGCCGCGGCGTCGATCGCGCCGCGCAGGGTGGTGTCCGAGTGCATGGTGGTGGTCTTCCTCGTGCGTCGGGCGGAGTGCGTCAGGTGGAGTAGGCGGAGTTCTCGTGCACGTAGTCGTGGGTGAGGTCGTTGGTCCAGACGGTGACCTCCTCGACCCCGGCGTGCAGGTCGACCTCGACGCGCACCTCGCGCGGCTCGAGGTCGACGCGCGAGCGGTCCTCACCGACCCCGCCGGCACGGCACACCTGCACGTCGTTGATGGACACGTCCAGCCGCTGGGGCTCGAAGGTCGCCTGCGTCGTGCCCACGGCGGCGAGCACCCGACCCCAGTTGGGGTCCTGTCCGAAGATGGCGCACTTGAAGAGGGTGTTGCGGGCGATGCTGCGGGCCACCTCGAGGCCGTCGTCCTCCGAGGCCGCGCCCCGGACCACGATCTCGATGTCGTGGTGGGCGCCCTCGGCGTCACCGATGAGCTGACGGGCCATGTCGGCGCACACCTCCCGGACCGCTTCCGTGAGATCGGCCCGATCGACGGCGACGCCCGAGGCCCCGGAGGCCATCGCG
Proteins encoded in this region:
- the argF gene encoding ornithine carbamoyltransferase, with amino-acid sequence MTARHMLADDDLTPAEQAHVLDLAARLKAERHAEQPLAGPRAVAVIFDKPTLRTQLSFATGVAELGGYPMSVDGSLAQIGTRESIADVARVIGRQVSAIVWRTHGQDRLEELAAHVEVPVINALTDDYHPCQLLADLLTIREHKGGTAGRTLAYVGDGANNMAHSYLLSCAMAGMHVRIGTPATHQPTADVLARAQAIAAEQGGSVLVTDDPVGAVTGADVVATDTWVSMGMEDEKGGRTGETSPFTPFAVTRELLAHAAPDAIVLHCLPAYRGLEIEAEVIDGGQSVVWDEAENRLHAQKALLTFLLTASS
- the argH gene encoding argininosuccinate lyase; the protein is MWGGRFAGGPSDALAALSKSTHFDWRLAPYDIAGSRAHARVLHSAGLLDEANLSAMLQGLARLAEDVETGAFVPAQDDEDVHTALERGLIERVGPDVGGRLRAGRSRNDQVATLFRMYLRDHARIVAGLLLEVVNALVEQAEAHIDVPMPGRTHLQHAQPVLLSHHLLAHAWALLRDVERLVDWDRRTSLSPYGSGALAGSSLGLDPEAVASDLGFSGAVENSIDGTASRDFVAEFCFVAAMSAVDVSRLAEEVILWATKEFSFITLDDAFSTGSSIMPQKKNPDVAELARGKAGRLVGDLAGLMTTLKALPLAYNRDLQEDKEPVFDAVDTLELLLPAFSGMVATLTYHGDRMAALAPQGFSLATDIAEWLVRQGVPFRIAHEVAGSCVRECEDRQIELWDLTDEDLSRISEHLTPGVREVLSVAGSLASRDAKGGTAPDRVRDQIGTARAQVEELGAWAATRIGAR
- a CDS encoding (2Fe-2S)-binding protein; this translates as MIVCNCAVVGDKQIAAAAADGASTLSQVCASTGAGRDCGACVFSVRRILCDTVGAEGPQDSFPTVAEVERAAS
- the argB gene encoding acetylglutamate kinase; this encodes MHSDTTLRGAIDAAALRVARSKATTLVEALPWLEQFRGALVVIKYGGNAMTDDELKAAFAQDIVFLRYAGLRPVVVHGGGPQIQAMLDRLGLASEFKGGLRVTTPEVMDVVRMVLTGQVGRELVGLLNQHGPVAVGMSGEDAGLFGGRRRRLEVDGESVDIGLVGDVESVDPAAVLDILDAGRIPVVSTIAPDLDVDGQVLNVNADTAASALAVALRAQKLVVLTDVEGIYADWPDRDSLLSHLSVSGARALLDRVDTGMIPKLEACIRAVTKGVPQAHVVDGRQPHSMLLEIFTSEGFGTMILPDEGDTGAAGEPDDDAEGEGNPS
- the tyrS gene encoding tyrosine--tRNA ligase — protein: MTDILDELQWRGLVAQTTDEAALRQALADGPITLYCGFDPTAPSLHFGNLVQLIVLRHLQRAGHRVICLVGGSTGLIGDPRPTAERVLKTKEQTAEWVTRIQEQVRPFLDFDGTNAAITVNNLDWTAPMSALDFLRDVGKHFRVNQMVRKEAVAARLNSDEGISYTEFSYQILQGLDFLQLFREYGCTLQTGGQDQWGNLTAGSDLIHRAEGESVHLLTTPLITDAHGNKFGKSEGNAVWLDAQMTSPYAFYQYWVNVEDASVVKLLKVFTDRTREEVAELERLVADEPWRRAAQRTLAADMTTLVHGEQATASVQAASEALFGKGDVRALDEQTLVDATSELPGADVPAGTGLLDVLVATGLVESKKAARRAIGDGAVSINGHKVGDEGYLLGPGDYLHSRVAVVRRGRKNLAAARLS
- a CDS encoding acetylornithine transaminase, whose amino-acid sequence is MTTVSTDQQALLERYRASHIGVFGVPGLVLSHGDGAYVWDVDGNRYLDLLGGIAVNALGHGHPALVTAVSMQARTALHVSNFFTTPAQVEAAEALLRIAEAPEGSGVFFANSGSEAIETAIKLSRRTGRTGIVAASGAFHGRTTGAVTLTHKAAYREPFEPLLPGVTHVPAGDVDALRAAVGPDTAMVLLEPIQGEAGVVPTPAGYLAAAREITREAGALLVLDEIQTGIARTGAWFAHQLEGVVPDAIAVAKGLGGGVPIGGLVTFGPEVTGLLTAGQHGSTFGGNPLACSAALAVIATIESEGLIEHAAQAGQFLVDRVAALDHPLVAGVRGAGLLRAIRLTEPIAPAVAATARSHGFIVNPVAPDALRLAPPLIITTDQLATFVDALPAILDAATQPTPETP
- the bfr gene encoding bacterioferritin yields the protein MQPVDPRVVTLLNEALTIELTVVNGYFLNARMLDNWGLPRLGKVFYDLSIGEMKDADELIERILMFDGHPNVQKLNNIQVGENAVEMLELALASEVHAVKTFNAAAHECHGFGDHATANVFEEMARDEEAHADWFEAQLDACTRVGMENYLAQQVDVSVNPA
- a CDS encoding DNA-3-methyladenine glycosylase, with amino-acid sequence MGRHADRGPLIAPPRGRRLTVRDLGRDPLEVARSLLGTHLVGRGVTLRLTEVEAYHGEVDPGSHGYRGMTPRTRVMFGPPGHLYVYRSYGIHWCCNIVCGTTGECAAVLVRAGEVVSGEGLMPDRRPGVPDRDLARGPGRLTKAMAIGGEDDGAALTGRGSPFALYAPPEPVPDARVRTGPRVGVSGPGGDGAVYPWRYWIDGEPTVSAYRPGRPRRVRRD
- a CDS encoding arginine repressor, whose protein sequence is MIPATRPGRQARIAELLREHAVRSQTELLALLSADGIEVTQATLSRDLLELRAEKVRIGRDLVYALPGEGGDRTPRAAVGRVEIDDRLRRLCEELLVTARSSAQLVVVRTPPGAANYLAAAVDHARWPEVLGTIAGDDTIMVITGSPEEGEALTARLLGLAQTTPDIQETP